A window from Bombus pascuorum chromosome 12, iyBomPasc1.1, whole genome shotgun sequence encodes these proteins:
- the LOC132912553 gene encoding protein arginine N-methyltransferase 1 isoform X2 — protein sequence MNDIVLKMESMEVTENNTASNKDATPSSCRESISVDDMTSRDYYFDSYAHYGIHEEMLKDEVRTVTYRNSMYHNKHLFKGKTVLDIGCGTGILSMFAAKAGAARVIGIECSNIVEYAEKIVEANQLSNVITILKGKVEEVSLPDGIEKVDIIISEWMGYCLFYESMLDTVLFARDKWLREDGMLFPDKATLFICGIEDRQYKDEKINWWDDVYGFDMSSIRKVAISEPLVDVVDPKQVVTNACLIKEVDLYTVTKADLEFSSPFTLQVRRNDYVQALVTFFNIEFTKCHKRIGFSTAPEVQYTHWKQTVFYFDEYMTVKKGEEIYGVFSMKPNARNYRDLDFSIELDFKGELCQVHETNTYRMR from the exons ATGAACGACATT GTATTAAAAATGGAATCTATGGAAGTTACAGAAAATAACACTGCATCAAACAAAGATGCTACACCATCATCCTGTAGGGAATCCATTTCTGTGGATGATATGACATCTCGAGATTATTATTTTGACTCATATGCACATTATGGAATTCATGAAGAAATGCTAAAGGATGAAGTGCGTACAGTGACTTACCGTAATTCTATGTATCATAATAAACACCTTTTCAAAGGAAAAACCGTTCTTGATATTGGTTGTGGAACTGGTATACTTTCAATGTTTGCTGCTAAAGCTGGAGCAGCCAGAGTTATTGGTATTGAGTGTTCTAATATTGTTGAATATGCAGAAAAGATTGTAGAGGCAAATCAGCTGTCAAATGTCATAACAATACTTAAAGGAAAAGTCGAAGAAGTTTCACTACCTGATGGCATTGAAAAAGTTGACATAATTATTTCTGAATGGATGggttattgtttattttatgaatcAATGTTAGACACAGTGCTTTTTGCTAGAGATAAATGGCTTCGTGAAGATGGAATGTTATTTCCTGACAAAGCAACTCTATTTATTTGTGGCATTGAAGATAGACAATATAAAGATGAGAAAATAAACTGGTGGGATGATGTATATGGATTTGACATGAGTAGTATAAGAAAAGTAGCAATTAGTGAACCTCTAGTGGATGTTGTGGACCCAAAACAAGTTGTTACAAATGCATGCCTCATTAAAGAAGTTGATTTATACACAGTAACTAAGGCTGATTTGGAATTTTCATCGCCATTTACTTTACAAGTTCGCAGAAACGACTATGTTCAAGCATTAGTTACATTCTTCAACATCGAATTCACCAAGTGCCACAAACGTATTGGCTTTAGTACAGCACCGGAAGTACAGTATACTCATTGGAAACAAACTGTATTCTACTTTGATGAATATATGACAgttaaaaaaggagaagaaatatATGGTGTATTTTCAATGAAGCCCAATGCAAGGAACTACAGAGATTTGGATTTCAGCATTGAATTGGACTTCAAAGGAGAATTGTGCCAAGTACATGAAACTAATACTTATCGTATGCGCTGA
- the LOC132912553 gene encoding protein arginine N-methyltransferase 1 isoform X1 translates to MASSNEVPVEINQSGMCTAENSVLKMESMEVTENNTASNKDATPSSCRESISVDDMTSRDYYFDSYAHYGIHEEMLKDEVRTVTYRNSMYHNKHLFKGKTVLDIGCGTGILSMFAAKAGAARVIGIECSNIVEYAEKIVEANQLSNVITILKGKVEEVSLPDGIEKVDIIISEWMGYCLFYESMLDTVLFARDKWLREDGMLFPDKATLFICGIEDRQYKDEKINWWDDVYGFDMSSIRKVAISEPLVDVVDPKQVVTNACLIKEVDLYTVTKADLEFSSPFTLQVRRNDYVQALVTFFNIEFTKCHKRIGFSTAPEVQYTHWKQTVFYFDEYMTVKKGEEIYGVFSMKPNARNYRDLDFSIELDFKGELCQVHETNTYRMR, encoded by the coding sequence GTATTAAAAATGGAATCTATGGAAGTTACAGAAAATAACACTGCATCAAACAAAGATGCTACACCATCATCCTGTAGGGAATCCATTTCTGTGGATGATATGACATCTCGAGATTATTATTTTGACTCATATGCACATTATGGAATTCATGAAGAAATGCTAAAGGATGAAGTGCGTACAGTGACTTACCGTAATTCTATGTATCATAATAAACACCTTTTCAAAGGAAAAACCGTTCTTGATATTGGTTGTGGAACTGGTATACTTTCAATGTTTGCTGCTAAAGCTGGAGCAGCCAGAGTTATTGGTATTGAGTGTTCTAATATTGTTGAATATGCAGAAAAGATTGTAGAGGCAAATCAGCTGTCAAATGTCATAACAATACTTAAAGGAAAAGTCGAAGAAGTTTCACTACCTGATGGCATTGAAAAAGTTGACATAATTATTTCTGAATGGATGggttattgtttattttatgaatcAATGTTAGACACAGTGCTTTTTGCTAGAGATAAATGGCTTCGTGAAGATGGAATGTTATTTCCTGACAAAGCAACTCTATTTATTTGTGGCATTGAAGATAGACAATATAAAGATGAGAAAATAAACTGGTGGGATGATGTATATGGATTTGACATGAGTAGTATAAGAAAAGTAGCAATTAGTGAACCTCTAGTGGATGTTGTGGACCCAAAACAAGTTGTTACAAATGCATGCCTCATTAAAGAAGTTGATTTATACACAGTAACTAAGGCTGATTTGGAATTTTCATCGCCATTTACTTTACAAGTTCGCAGAAACGACTATGTTCAAGCATTAGTTACATTCTTCAACATCGAATTCACCAAGTGCCACAAACGTATTGGCTTTAGTACAGCACCGGAAGTACAGTATACTCATTGGAAACAAACTGTATTCTACTTTGATGAATATATGACAgttaaaaaaggagaagaaatatATGGTGTATTTTCAATGAAGCCCAATGCAAGGAACTACAGAGATTTGGATTTCAGCATTGAATTGGACTTCAAAGGAGAATTGTGCCAAGTACATGAAACTAATACTTATCGTATGCGCTGA